Proteins encoded together in one Anoxybacillus flavithermus window:
- a CDS encoding DegV family protein: protein MNIKIIADSGCDLPLSFIQEKQIAFLPLAVHINDKDYDDQLTIQPKQVYDAMRAGDVPKTSQAKPAQMEELFTTLAKENIPAIYIAFSSALSGTYQTAVMIKNDVLERYPDAKLTVIDSKCASLGLGLVVKKAVELAESGIAYEDVVTTIETYCRHMEHIFTVDDLQYLARGGRVSKTAAFVGGVLNIKPLLHVEDGKLIPIEKVRGRKKVLKRMVEIMRERGADVQNQLIGISHGDDEQTALELKAMIEETFGCKQFFISEVGGVIGAHAGPGTIALFFLNKQLGH from the coding sequence ATGAATATTAAAATTATAGCGGATAGCGGGTGCGATTTGCCACTTTCTTTTATACAAGAAAAACAAATTGCTTTTTTACCGTTAGCTGTTCATATAAACGACAAAGACTACGATGATCAACTGACGATCCAGCCAAAGCAAGTATACGATGCCATGCGCGCAGGCGACGTACCGAAAACATCGCAAGCAAAACCAGCGCAAATGGAAGAGCTATTTACGACGCTCGCCAAAGAAAACATTCCTGCCATTTATATCGCCTTTTCCTCTGCTTTATCCGGTACATATCAAACAGCGGTCATGATAAAAAACGATGTGCTTGAACGATACCCTGATGCAAAGCTAACGGTTATCGACTCGAAATGCGCATCGCTCGGTCTTGGGCTTGTCGTAAAAAAAGCCGTTGAGCTTGCAGAAAGCGGTATCGCATATGAAGATGTCGTGACGACCATTGAAACGTATTGTCGCCATATGGAACATATTTTTACCGTTGATGACCTACAATATTTAGCGCGCGGCGGTCGCGTCAGCAAAACAGCAGCATTTGTCGGCGGGGTATTAAACATTAAACCACTTCTTCACGTCGAGGACGGGAAATTAATCCCGATTGAAAAAGTGCGTGGACGGAAAAAAGTGTTGAAACGAATGGTCGAGATCATGCGAGAGCGCGGAGCAGACGTGCAAAACCAGCTCATCGGCATTAGCCATGGCGATGACGAACAAACGGCGCTCGAACTAAAAGCGATGATTGAAGAAACGTTCGGCTGCAAACAATTTTTCATTTCTGAAGTCGGCGGCGTCATCGGAGCACATGCCGGACCGGGAACGATCGCCCTCTTTTTCTTGAATAAACAGCTTGGGCATTGA
- a CDS encoding DUF3813 domain-containing protein encodes MGNPLFQQAKEAVAKAKEEKTERAIAVAKNALSSAFANANDAERRQLHDLQDELDTL; translated from the coding sequence ATGGGTAATCCGTTATTTCAACAAGCAAAAGAAGCGGTCGCTAAAGCAAAAGAGGAAAAAACAGAACGCGCCATCGCTGTAGCGAAAAATGCGCTCTCATCCGCTTTTGCGAATGCGAACGATGCGGAACGAAGACAGTTGCACGATTTGCAAGATGAGCTCGATACATTGTAA
- the cobO gene encoding cob(I)yrinic acid a,c-diamide adenosyltransferase, whose product MVIVYTGDGKGKTTAAVGLAVRATGHGKKVIVIQFIKSPHRPYGEAKILQQLGIAVHQTGVGFTWTKTPSEHREALQKGWALAKECVQSGMYDVVILDELNVALAITSFPIDDVLPLYDVVHTLTNKPAHTHVVVTGRGAKEEIIELADLVTEMKEVKHYYREGVHAIKGIDL is encoded by the coding sequence ATGGTGATTGTTTATACAGGGGACGGAAAAGGAAAAACGACTGCAGCGGTCGGTCTTGCTGTTCGGGCCACGGGGCATGGGAAAAAAGTGATTGTCATTCAATTTATTAAATCGCCGCATCGTCCATATGGTGAGGCGAAAATATTACAGCAGCTCGGCATCGCCGTACACCAAACAGGTGTTGGTTTCACATGGACGAAAACACCGTCTGAGCATCGCGAAGCATTGCAAAAAGGGTGGGCGCTAGCGAAAGAGTGCGTGCAATCAGGTATGTATGATGTCGTTATTTTAGACGAATTAAATGTAGCGTTAGCGATTACGTCGTTTCCGATTGATGATGTGTTGCCGCTTTATGACGTTGTACATACGTTAACGAACAAGCCAGCGCATACGCACGTTGTCGTCACAGGAAGAGGGGCAAAAGAGGAAATCATTGAACTTGCCGATTTAGTGACGGAAATGAAAGAAGTAAAACATTATTACCGTGAAGGCGTTCATGCGATCAAAGGGATTGATTTGTGA
- a CDS encoding YajQ family cyclic di-GMP-binding protein, producing MSKESSFDIVSKVDLSEVTNAVNIALKEIQNRYDFKGSKSDISLEKDELILISDDEFKLEQLKDVLIGKLIKRGVPTKNIQYGKVEAASGGTVRQRAKLVQGIDKDNAKKINTIIKNTGLKVKSQIQEDQIRVSGKSKDDLQKVIAAIREADLPIDVQFVNYR from the coding sequence ATGTCAAAAGAAAGTTCATTTGATATCGTGTCAAAAGTCGATTTGTCGGAAGTCACAAACGCCGTCAACATCGCGTTAAAAGAAATTCAAAATCGCTATGACTTTAAAGGGAGCAAAAGCGACATTTCGCTTGAAAAAGACGAGCTTATTCTTATTTCCGACGACGAGTTCAAACTAGAACAACTGAAAGATGTGCTCATCGGCAAACTTATTAAACGTGGCGTCCCTACAAAAAACATTCAATACGGAAAAGTGGAAGCTGCGTCTGGCGGAACGGTGCGCCAGCGTGCGAAACTCGTTCAAGGCATCGACAAAGACAACGCGAAAAAAATTAACACAATCATTAAAAATACAGGTTTAAAAGTGAAAAGTCAAATTCAAGAAGACCAAATTCGCGTCAGCGGCAAAAGTAAAGACGATTTGCAAAAAGTCATCGCCGCGATTCGCGAAGCAGATTTACCGATCGACGTCCAATTCGTCAACTACCGTTAA
- the cobA gene encoding uroporphyrinogen-III C-methyltransferase → MHKGKVYIVGAGPGDEKLITVYGRECIERADVIIYDRLVSKQLLAYAKEEAELLYCGKEPKKHGNIQQQIHEWLVQYALQGKTVVRLKGGDPFMFGRGGEEAEHLRAHGIPYEIVPGVTAGVAAPAYAGIPVTHRNYAGGVTFIAGHQSGERDRIRWDALSQATDTIVFYMGMANIAYICEQLKRHGKDEHTPVAVIEWATTNKQRTVVGTLQTIVDIVNEKQLSSPAIIVVGDVVRLHDQLKWVEETW, encoded by the coding sequence ATGCATAAAGGAAAAGTGTACATTGTCGGGGCAGGTCCGGGGGATGAGAAGCTTATTACCGTATATGGGCGCGAATGTATAGAACGGGCGGATGTCATTATTTACGATCGGCTCGTGAGCAAACAGCTGCTTGCATATGCGAAAGAAGAAGCCGAGCTACTATACTGCGGTAAAGAGCCGAAAAAACATGGAAATATTCAACAACAAATTCACGAATGGCTTGTACAATATGCGTTGCAAGGAAAAACGGTTGTTCGATTAAAAGGCGGTGATCCATTTATGTTCGGTCGCGGTGGCGAGGAGGCAGAACATTTGCGGGCACACGGCATTCCGTATGAAATTGTCCCCGGGGTGACAGCTGGTGTGGCTGCGCCAGCGTACGCTGGCATTCCTGTGACGCATCGCAACTATGCGGGCGGGGTGACGTTCATCGCTGGACATCAAAGCGGAGAGCGCGATCGCATTCGTTGGGATGCATTAAGTCAAGCGACAGATACGATCGTATTTTATATGGGGATGGCAAATATCGCTTACATTTGCGAACAGCTGAAACGTCATGGAAAAGATGAGCATACGCCGGTGGCGGTCATTGAATGGGCAACGACAAATAAGCAGCGGACGGTCGTCGGTACGTTGCAAACGATCGTTGACATCGTCAATGAAAAACAACTTTCTTCCCCCGCGATTATTGTTGTCGGAGACGTTGTACGTTTACACGATCAATTAAAGTGGGTGGAAGAAACATGGTGA
- a CDS encoding Cof-type HAD-IIB family hydrolase codes for MEQHLIAIDLDGTLLKDDKTISSRSYDVIQKAKAAGHVVVIATGRPYRASKMYYEQLDLTTPIVNFNGAFVHHPKDDSWGMYHTPLQLETVKEIVEVSRKYNVRNILAEVMDDVYFHEHDEQLLDLFNLGNPNVYIGNLRDILRKDPTSILILSDEQNVGRIRTYLSEVHANVIDHRSWTAPWHVIEIVRSGIHKAVGLEKIASYYGIPRERVIAFGDEDNDIEMLKWAGLGVAMGNAIEPLKAVADDVTKTNEEDGIAVYLQSLLKL; via the coding sequence ATGGAACAACATTTAATTGCAATTGATTTAGATGGGACGTTGTTAAAAGATGATAAAACGATTTCTTCACGTTCTTATGATGTTATTCAAAAAGCAAAAGCGGCGGGACATGTCGTCGTCATCGCAACAGGTCGCCCGTATCGCGCAAGTAAAATGTATTATGAACAACTCGACTTAACGACGCCGATCGTCAATTTCAACGGTGCATTCGTCCATCATCCGAAAGATGACAGCTGGGGAATGTACCATACGCCACTTCAGTTAGAAACAGTAAAAGAAATTGTTGAAGTAAGCCGAAAATATAACGTACGCAACATTTTAGCCGAAGTGATGGACGATGTTTATTTTCACGAACATGACGAGCAGTTGCTTGATTTGTTTAATTTAGGAAATCCAAATGTGTATATCGGAAACTTACGTGACATTTTACGAAAAGATCCAACGAGCATTTTAATTTTATCTGACGAACAAAACGTCGGGCGCATTCGCACATATTTATCTGAAGTGCATGCCAACGTCATCGACCACCGCAGTTGGACAGCCCCGTGGCACGTCATCGAAATCGTCCGAAGCGGCATTCATAAAGCAGTCGGTCTTGAAAAAATTGCTTCCTATTACGGTATTCCACGCGAGCGCGTCATCGCTTTTGGCGATGAAGATAACGATATCGAGATGTTAAAATGGGCTGGATTAGGTGTCGCGATGGGCAATGCGATTGAACCGCTAAAAGCGGTCGCAGACGATGTGACAAAAACGAACGAAGAAGACGGGATCGCTGTTTATTTGCAATCATTATTAAAGTTATAA
- a CDS encoding YitT family protein: protein MDVKKLFVVVIGGLLNAIGMNLFLIPANVYTSGFAGAAQLISKVVGDYTPYAISTGLLLFLFNIPVAILGWKKVGKSFTFYSFLSVVFMSLFLEIIPVRPLSEDILLNAVFGGVIAAVGTGWTLKWGASTGGLDIIALVLSRVNDRSVGTYIFALNSIIILTAGYVYGWEKALYTLVTLYVTTRVIDAIHTRHQKLTALIITTKGEEMKQAIKSRMIRGITVIPAKGAFLNEDKDMLMIVITRYELFDLKRIIKEVDPKAFTNIMQTTEVVGFFRKD, encoded by the coding sequence GTGGACGTAAAAAAACTGTTTGTCGTCGTCATTGGCGGATTATTAAACGCCATCGGCATGAATTTATTTTTAATTCCAGCGAACGTATATACGAGTGGGTTTGCTGGAGCGGCGCAGCTCATTTCCAAAGTCGTAGGCGACTATACGCCTTATGCTATTTCGACAGGTTTATTGCTTTTTTTATTTAACATTCCTGTGGCCATTTTAGGATGGAAAAAAGTAGGAAAATCGTTTACGTTTTATAGCTTTTTAAGCGTTGTGTTTATGTCGCTATTTCTTGAAATCATTCCTGTTCGTCCGCTTTCTGAAGACATTTTATTGAACGCCGTTTTCGGCGGAGTGATTGCAGCAGTCGGAACGGGCTGGACGTTAAAATGGGGGGCGTCAACAGGCGGATTAGATATTATTGCGCTCGTATTGTCTCGCGTCAATGATCGTTCGGTCGGCACGTACATTTTTGCGTTAAACTCGATTATTATTTTAACCGCTGGATATGTGTACGGATGGGAAAAAGCGTTATATACGCTCGTGACGTTATATGTGACGACGCGCGTCATCGATGCGATTCATACGCGCCATCAAAAATTAACTGCGCTCATTATTACGACAAAAGGGGAAGAGATGAAGCAAGCGATCAAGTCGCGAATGATTCGTGGCATTACCGTCATTCCGGCGAAAGGAGCATTTTTAAACGAAGATAAAGATATGCTTATGATCGTTATTACACGTTATGAGTTGTTTGATTTAAAACGAATTATTAAAGAAGTCGATCCAAAGGCGTTTACAAATATTATGCAAACGACAGAAGTCGTCGGGTTTTTCCGAAAAGATTAA
- the metH gene encoding methionine synthase: MASLLEQLEKKILIIDGAMGTMIQAANLTADDFGGEAYEGCNEYLTITAPEVIAHIHEAYFEAGADIVETNTFGATNIVLDEYNLGHIALELNIEAAKLAKRIAEQYSTSDWPRFVAGSMGPTTKTLSVTGGTTFSELVAAYEQQARGLLLGGVDLLLLETCQDTLNVKAAFLGITEAFKTVGKQVPLMISGTIEPMGTTLAGQTIESFFISIQHMKPFAVGLNCATGPEFMTDHLRTLASLANTAVSCYPNAGLPDEEGHYHETPDMLAKKIRQFAEKGWLNIVGGCCGTTPEHIRAIAEAVRDVPPRVIPKQFPMHAVSGIDALVYDETMRPLFVGERTNVIGSRKFKRLIAEGKYEEAAEIARAQVKNGAHVIDICLADPDRDEKEDMEQFIQQVVKKVKVPLVIDSTDEDVIACALSYSQGKAIINSINLEDGEERFEKIVPLLHQYGAAVVVGTIDEQGMAIEAKRKLDIALRSYDLLVNKYGVSPHDIIFDPLVFPIGTGDEQYIGAAKETIEGIRLIKQHLPNCLTMLGISNVSFGLPPVGREVLNSVFLYHCTQAGLDYAIVNTEKLERFASIPEEEVRLAEALLFDTNDETLNAFIQFYRDKTKQPKQANVHMTLEERLAAYVVEGTKDGLIEDLTLALQTYSPLDIINGPLMNGMDEVGRLFNDNQLIVAEVLQSAEVMKAAVAFLEPYMEKNETSVKGKVLLATVKGDVHDIGKNLVDIILSNNGFHVVDLGIKVTPQQLIEAVRHEQPDMIGLSGLLVKSAQQMVLTAQDLKQAGISLPILVGGAALSRKFTDTKIAPEYDGIVLYAKDAMEGLTLANRIVQQDIVYEKKEKVEHVTKQQNAVTVMTKSNVKQAPIYVPTDTERHILQHIPLSHIEPYVNWQMLLGHHLGLKGNVKQLLAEGNEKAIMLKELIDELLAEAKQTSSLAPKAVYQFFPATSDGDTVIIYDPRDQQTVIETFTFPRQTKAPYLCLADYLSSEQIDYVGLFAVTAGAGVRDLAQRFKEEGQFLKSHAIQALALELAEGLAERVHQIMRDRWGFPDSPDFTMEQRFAAKYQGQRFSFGYPACPNLEDQEKLFRLLRPEEIGIHLTEGYMMEPEASVSAIVFAHPEARYFNVL, encoded by the coding sequence ATGGCTAGTTTACTCGAACAGCTTGAAAAGAAAATTTTAATTATTGACGGGGCAATGGGAACGATGATTCAAGCCGCCAACTTAACAGCGGATGACTTTGGCGGTGAAGCGTACGAGGGATGCAATGAATATTTGACGATCACCGCCCCAGAAGTCATTGCCCACATTCATGAAGCTTATTTTGAAGCGGGCGCGGACATCGTCGAAACGAATACGTTTGGCGCAACGAACATCGTATTAGATGAATACAATCTCGGACATATCGCCCTTGAGTTAAATATCGAAGCGGCAAAGCTCGCTAAGCGAATCGCGGAGCAATATTCAACGAGCGATTGGCCACGCTTCGTTGCTGGTTCGATGGGACCGACGACGAAAACGTTATCTGTTACAGGCGGAACGACGTTTTCTGAACTTGTCGCCGCATACGAACAACAAGCGCGTGGACTATTACTTGGCGGCGTCGATCTTCTTTTATTAGAAACGTGCCAAGATACGTTAAACGTCAAAGCCGCTTTTCTAGGCATAACCGAAGCGTTTAAAACGGTCGGAAAACAAGTGCCGCTTATGATTTCTGGAACGATTGAACCGATGGGAACGACGCTTGCCGGACAGACGATCGAATCGTTTTTTATTTCGATTCAACATATGAAACCATTTGCCGTCGGCTTAAACTGTGCAACCGGTCCAGAATTTATGACCGATCATTTGCGCACGCTCGCCTCCCTCGCCAATACAGCCGTCAGCTGTTATCCAAACGCCGGTCTTCCGGACGAAGAAGGACATTATCACGAAACGCCAGACATGCTCGCGAAAAAAATTCGCCAATTTGCCGAGAAAGGATGGCTAAATATCGTCGGCGGCTGTTGCGGTACGACGCCTGAACATATTCGCGCCATCGCTGAAGCCGTTCGCGACGTGCCACCGCGCGTCATTCCGAAACAGTTTCCGATGCATGCCGTCTCTGGCATTGATGCGCTCGTTTACGATGAGACGATGCGCCCGCTTTTCGTTGGAGAACGAACGAACGTCATCGGTTCGCGCAAATTTAAGCGGCTCATTGCGGAAGGAAAATATGAAGAAGCGGCAGAAATTGCTCGCGCTCAAGTGAAAAACGGGGCGCACGTCATCGACATTTGTTTAGCCGACCCTGACCGCGATGAAAAAGAAGATATGGAACAATTTATTCAACAAGTCGTGAAAAAAGTGAAAGTGCCGCTCGTCATCGACTCGACAGACGAAGACGTCATTGCCTGCGCTTTATCGTATTCACAAGGAAAAGCAATTATTAACTCGATTAACTTAGAAGACGGCGAAGAACGATTTGAAAAAATTGTTCCGCTTCTTCATCAATACGGAGCAGCGGTCGTCGTCGGCACGATTGACGAACAAGGCATGGCGATCGAAGCGAAACGAAAACTTGATATCGCCCTTCGTTCATACGATTTACTCGTCAACAAATACGGTGTCTCACCGCACGACATCATTTTCGATCCGCTCGTTTTTCCGATCGGCACAGGAGATGAACAATACATTGGTGCAGCGAAAGAAACCATTGAAGGCATTCGCCTCATTAAACAACATTTGCCGAACTGTTTAACGATGCTCGGCATTAGCAACGTCTCATTCGGTTTGCCACCTGTCGGGCGCGAAGTGTTAAACTCCGTCTTTTTATACCATTGCACACAAGCTGGTCTCGACTATGCGATCGTCAATACCGAAAAATTAGAGCGATTCGCTTCCATTCCTGAAGAAGAAGTACGTTTAGCCGAGGCGTTGTTATTTGACACAAACGATGAAACGTTAAACGCGTTTATTCAATTTTATCGCGATAAAACGAAACAGCCGAAACAAGCAAACGTCCATATGACGTTAGAAGAACGGCTCGCCGCATATGTCGTTGAAGGAACGAAAGACGGGCTCATTGAAGATTTAACGCTCGCATTACAAACGTACAGCCCACTTGACATTATTAACGGTCCGCTTATGAACGGAATGGACGAAGTCGGTCGTTTATTTAACGACAACCAACTCATCGTCGCCGAAGTGTTGCAAAGTGCGGAAGTGATGAAAGCCGCGGTCGCCTTTTTAGAGCCGTATATGGAGAAAAACGAAACGAGCGTGAAAGGAAAAGTGCTGCTTGCAACCGTCAAAGGAGATGTACATGACATCGGTAAAAATTTAGTCGACATTATTTTAAGCAATAACGGGTTTCATGTCGTTGACTTAGGCATTAAAGTGACACCACAACAACTCATCGAAGCGGTGCGACACGAACAGCCCGATATGATTGGCTTATCAGGACTGCTTGTTAAATCCGCACAACAAATGGTGCTTACCGCCCAAGACTTAAAACAAGCCGGCATTTCGTTACCGATTTTAGTTGGCGGAGCGGCTCTGTCACGCAAATTTACCGATACGAAAATTGCCCCTGAATATGACGGTATCGTTTTGTACGCCAAAGATGCGATGGAAGGACTGACGCTAGCCAATCGCATCGTTCAACAAGATATCGTCTATGAGAAAAAAGAAAAAGTGGAACATGTAACAAAACAGCAAAACGCTGTCACTGTCATGACAAAGTCCAATGTGAAGCAAGCACCTATTTACGTTCCGACCGATACAGAAAGGCATATATTACAACACATTCCGCTTTCACACATTGAACCGTACGTCAATTGGCAAATGTTGCTCGGACACCATCTCGGCTTAAAAGGAAACGTCAAACAGCTGTTGGCGGAAGGAAATGAAAAAGCGATCATGTTAAAAGAGCTCATCGATGAATTACTTGCCGAGGCAAAACAAACAAGTTCGCTTGCACCAAAAGCAGTATATCAATTTTTCCCAGCAACAAGCGACGGCGATACGGTGATCATTTACGATCCGCGCGATCAACAAACGGTCATTGAGACGTTTACGTTTCCAAGACAAACGAAAGCACCGTATTTATGTTTAGCAGACTATCTTTCTAGCGAACAAATCGACTACGTCGGGCTATTTGCCGTTACCGCCGGGGCAGGCGTGCGCGATTTAGCACAACGGTTCAAAGAAGAAGGGCAATTTTTGAAAAGCCACGCGATTCAAGCGTTAGCGCTTGAACTAGCGGAAGGATTGGCGGAACGCGTGCATCAAATTATGCGCGACCGCTGGGGCTTTCCAGATTCGCCTGACTTTACGATGGAGCAACGGTTTGCGGCAAAATACCAAGGACAACGTTTTTCTTTCGGCTACCCTGCTTGTCCAAATCTAGAAGACCAAGAAAAACTTTTTCGCCTATTGCGTCCAGAAGAAATTGGCATTCATTTAACAGAAGGCTATATGATGGAACCGGAAGCGTCTGTCTCCGCCATCGTCTTCGCTCATCCAGAAGCAAGATATTTTAACGTGTTGTGA
- a CDS encoding bifunctional homocysteine S-methyltransferase/methylenetetrahydrofolate reductase: protein MGLLDDLKERIVIADGAMGTLLYAHGIDRCFEELNVTKPEEIVHIHEAYIDAGAEVIQTNTYGANYVKLARYGLQDDVKQINEAAVRLAKQAAKGRAYVLGTIGGLRSTNKSTISLEEVKRTFREQLYVLLNEGVDGLLLETYYDFEELQTVLSIARQETTLPIIAHVTLHDIGVLQHGMPLADALCQLEQLGADVVGLNCHLGPYHMLRSLEEVPIPTRAFLSVYPNASLPQYRDGRFVYETSEQYFEETARAFRDQGVRLIGGCCGTTPKHISAIARALSDRTPVYEKKVKQRHTIVVQEAEQTSAPSLADIARTRRSIIVELDPPKKLGLTTFLEGAKALKEAHIDALTLADNSLATPRISNVAVGTIVKQQLNMRPLIHITCRDRNLIGLQSHLMGLHTLGMTDVLALTGDPSKVGDFPGATSVYDLSSFDLISLIRQFNEGLSYSGKPLGQKTNFSIAAAFNPNVRHLDKAVKRLEKKIECGAQYFLTQPLYSEKQIEDVYEATKHLATPIYIGIMPLTSARNADFLHHEVPGITLSDDIRARMAACANDPIQATKEGLAIAKSLIDAAFDLFQGIYLITPFLRYDMTVELVRYTHEKERLKKERTVYHG from the coding sequence GTGGGATTGCTAGATGATTTAAAAGAACGCATCGTCATCGCCGATGGAGCGATGGGGACGTTATTATATGCGCACGGCATCGATCGCTGTTTTGAAGAATTAAATGTGACAAAGCCTGAAGAAATCGTTCATATTCACGAAGCGTATATCGATGCAGGAGCTGAAGTCATCCAGACGAATACGTACGGAGCGAACTATGTAAAGCTCGCCCGCTACGGATTGCAAGATGATGTCAAACAAATAAACGAAGCAGCCGTTCGGCTCGCCAAGCAAGCCGCAAAAGGACGCGCCTATGTGCTCGGCACAATTGGGGGACTCCGCAGCACAAATAAAAGCACCATTTCGCTCGAAGAAGTGAAACGAACGTTTCGCGAGCAACTGTACGTCTTGTTAAACGAAGGCGTCGATGGCCTGCTGCTTGAGACGTATTACGATTTTGAAGAACTGCAAACCGTTCTTTCCATCGCTCGCCAAGAAACGACGTTGCCGATCATCGCCCACGTCACCTTGCACGACATTGGCGTCTTACAACATGGCATGCCGCTTGCAGATGCGCTGTGTCAACTCGAACAGCTTGGCGCCGATGTCGTTGGCTTAAACTGCCATCTCGGTCCGTATCATATGTTGCGCTCGCTTGAAGAAGTGCCGATTCCGACGCGCGCCTTTTTATCGGTGTACCCAAACGCAAGCTTGCCGCAATATCGCGACGGACGGTTCGTTTATGAAACGAGCGAACAATATTTTGAAGAAACAGCGCGCGCCTTTCGCGATCAAGGAGTTCGACTCATCGGCGGATGTTGTGGAACGACGCCGAAACATATTTCCGCTATCGCTCGCGCCCTGTCCGACCGCACACCTGTATATGAAAAAAAAGTGAAACAACGGCATACAATCGTCGTGCAAGAAGCGGAACAAACATCTGCACCTTCCCTAGCTGACATCGCACGCACGCGCCGTTCGATCATCGTCGAGCTCGATCCACCAAAAAAGCTCGGCTTAACAACATTTTTAGAAGGCGCCAAAGCGTTGAAAGAAGCACATATTGATGCGCTAACGCTTGCTGACAATTCGCTAGCAACACCACGCATTAGCAACGTCGCTGTCGGAACGATCGTCAAACAACAACTGAACATGCGCCCGCTTATTCACATTACATGCCGCGACCGCAATTTAATCGGCTTACAGTCGCACTTAATGGGGCTTCATACGCTCGGCATGACCGATGTGCTCGCTTTAACCGGCGATCCATCAAAAGTCGGCGACTTTCCAGGGGCGACATCCGTCTACGATTTATCGTCATTTGACCTCATTTCGTTAATTCGTCAATTTAACGAAGGGCTTTCGTATTCTGGAAAACCGCTCGGACAAAAAACGAACTTTTCCATCGCTGCGGCCTTTAATCCGAACGTACGCCATTTAGATAAAGCGGTGAAACGACTAGAGAAAAAAATTGAATGCGGAGCGCAATATTTTTTAACGCAGCCGCTATATAGTGAAAAACAAATCGAAGACGTATACGAGGCGACAAAACATTTGGCGACGCCAATTTACATCGGCATTATGCCGCTTACAAGCGCTAGAAACGCCGACTTTTTACACCATGAAGTACCGGGCATTACATTGTCTGATGACATTCGCGCTCGCATGGCCGCTTGCGCCAATGACCCGATTCAAGCAACAAAAGAAGGATTGGCAATCGCCAAATCGCTTATCGACGCAGCATTCGATTTATTCCAAGGTATTTATTTAATTACACCGTTTTTACGTTACGATATGACGGTCGAACTCGTTCGCTACACGCACGAAAAAGAGCGGCTCAAAAAAGAAAGGACGGTTTACCATGGCTAG